The following proteins come from a genomic window of Megalobrama amblycephala isolate DHTTF-2021 linkage group LG1, ASM1881202v1, whole genome shotgun sequence:
- the LOC125268576 gene encoding ethanolamine-phosphate cytidylyltransferase-like: MMKNGHHVISAPSAAAACSPEKRRRTVRVWCDGCYDMVHYGHSNQLRQAKAMGDYLIVGVHTDDEISKHKGPPVFTQAERYKMVRAIKWVDEIVEGAPYVTTLETLDKYCCDFCVHGDDITLTVDGKDTYEEVKQSGRYRECKRTQGVSTTDLVGRMLLMTKAHHSNMGSSDYQQHTDNFGRGPKGHSPWTGVSQFLQTSQKIIQFASGQEPQPGDTIIYVAGAFDLFHIGHVDFLDAVSQLSEKPYVIVGLHFDQEVNRYKGKNYPIMNIHERTLSVLACRYVSEVVIGAPYAVTKDLLDHFKVDLVCHGKTEVFLDRDGSDPYAVPRKMGILRTVDSGNSLTTDNIVQRIIKNRLLFEARNQKKEAKEMAVIQAMKRQEEENAKERAQAVL, encoded by the exons CTATGACATGGTCCACTATGGTCATTCCAACCAACTTCGACAAGCCAAGGCTATGGGGGACTACCTCATTGTTGGAGTGCACACTGACG ATGAGATCTCTAAGCACAAAGGTCCTCCAGTGTTCACTCAGGCTGAGAGATATAAGATGGTGCGAGCCATCAAGTGGGTGGATGAGATCGTGGAAGGAGCTCCATATGTCACCACGCTTGAGACTCTGGACAAATATTGCTGTGATTTCTGTGTTCATGGAG ATGACATCACTCTTACTGTGGATGGAAAAGACACATATGAAGAAGTGAAACAGTCGGGTAGGTACAG AGAGTGCAAGAGAACCCAGGGTGTGTCCACTACAGACCTGGTTGGCCGCATGCTGCTTATGACCAAAGCTCATCACAGCAACATG GGCAGTTCAGACTATCAACAACACACAGACAACTTTGGAAGA GGTCCTAAGGGCCACAGTCCCTGGACAGGAGTATCACAATTCCTGCAGACGTCTCAAAAAATCATCCAGTTTGCCTCGGGGCAGGAACCGCAGCCAGGAGACACCATCATCTATGTGGCTGGAGCTTTTGACCTCTTCC ACATCGGCCATGTGGATTTCCTGGATGCAGTTTCCCAGCTTTCAGAGAAGCCATATGTTATCGTGGGGTTGCACTTTGATCAG GAGGTGAATCGTTACAAGGGGAAAAACTATCCCATCATGAACATCCATGAGAGGACTCTGAGTGTGTTGGCTTGTCGA TATGTCTCTGAGGTTGTTATAGGAGCACCCTATGCTGTAACAAAAGACTTACTGGACCATTTCAAG GTAGACCTGGTGTGCCATGGGAAAACTGAAGTGTTTCTAGACAGAGATGGATCAGACCCATATGCT GTTCCCAGGAAAATGGGAATATTGCGAACAGTGGATAGTGGAAACAGTCTCACCACTGACAACATTGTGCAGAGGATCATCAAAAACAG GTTGCTGTTTGAGGCAAGAAACCAGAAAAAAGAGGCCAAAGAGATGGCAGTGATCCAGGCCATGAAGCGACAAGAAGAGGAGAATGCTAAAGAGAGAGCACAGGCTGTGCTGTAG
- the LOC125268581 gene encoding guanine nucleotide-binding protein G(o) subunit alpha-like isoform X1 has protein sequence MSCDVTSLKRSLNRCGALALTQISRVWRFKQDFNIVLEMFRCFDFSTSLQACLAAVQKCVNPRDEEKRYCNQNVRKERELHVHKVLILGTPESGKSTLVKQMKIIYSHGFNKQELLSFKPAVLDNLLTSMKFVLHGMGMLRINLSNKKNKSHARAILSCECCMGEDMELLPFVAHAFCRLWGDLGVRAAVARGHEFQLNDSALYFIESISRIIAPNYIPSETDVLRVRVRTHGVVETQFRVNNSLYRLYDVGGQRSERKKWYSYFDNVQAVLFMVALSGYDQNLETNHSTNRLCESLECFSSTCNSAFFKGASLVLFMNKIDLFGEKILYSGRHLRLYQPDFKGPDHDVSCAAQYVTDLFVACAAASGKMVYPHFTNATDPSSVHDAFQFTISTIVKHNLQTVSLL, from the exons ATGTCATGTGACGTCACGTCCCTAAAACGCAGTTTGAACAGGTGTGGTGCACTAGCGTTAACGCAAATATCACGCGTCTGGCGTTttaaacaagattttaatataGTTTTAGAAATGTTTCGATGTTTTGACTTTTCAACATCCCTGCAG GCTTGTCTAGCGGCTGTGCAGAAGTGTGTGAATCCGAGGGATGAAGAGAAAAGATACTGCAATCAGAATGTTCGAAAAGAGCGCGAGCTGCACGTGCACAAAGTCCTTATACTGG GTACTCCAGAGAGCGGCAAAAGCACATTAGTCAAACAGATGAAGATTATCTACAGCCATGGCTTTAACAAACAAGAACTCCTCAGCTTCAAG CCTGCTGTGTTGGATAATCTGCTGACATCTATGAAGTTTGTGCTGCATGGCATGGGAATGCTGCGCATTAATCTGTCTAACAAAAAGAACAAG TCCCATGCGCGTGCCATTCTCTCATGTGAGTGTTGCATGGGAGAGGATATGGAACTACTGCCATTTGTGGCTCATGCGTTCTGCAGACTGTGGGGGGATCTGGGCGTCAGGGCGGCAGTGGCCAGAGGCCATGAGTTCCAGCTCAATGATTCTGCTCTGTA tttcattgagagcataagTCGTATCATCGCACCAAACTACATCCCCAGTGAAACGGATGTTCTCAGAGTTCGAGTGAGGACCCATGGTGTCGTTGAAACCCAGTTCAGAGTCAACAACTCACTCTACAG GCTGTACGATGTTGGTGGCCAGCGTTCAGAAAGAAAGAAGTGGTACAGTTATTTTGACAATGTCCAGGCAGTGCTGTTTATGGTGGCTCTTAGTGGGTACGATCAAAACCTTGAAACAAATCATTCCACG AACCGTCTCTGTGAAAGCCTGGAGTGCTTCAGCTCCACATGTAACAGTGCTTTTTTCAAAGGAGCTTCACTG GTTTTATTTATGAACAAAATTGATTTGTTTGGTGAGAAAATACTGTATTCTGGGAGACATCTGCGACTTTATCAGCCAGACTTCAAAG GTCCTGACCATGATGTGAGTTGTGCTGCTCAATATGTGACAGATCTGTTTGTGGCATGTGCCGCCGCCTCAGGCAAGATGGTGTACCCTCACTTCACCAATGCCACAGACCCCTCCAGCGTACATGACGCCTTTCAGTTCACCATCAGCACTATTGTGAAGCACAACCTTCAAACTGTCTCACTACTTTAA
- the LOC125268581 gene encoding guanine nucleotide-binding protein G(o) subunit alpha-like isoform X2 — MSCDVTSLKRSLNRCGALALTQISRVWRFKQDFNIVLEMFRCFDFSTSLQACLAAVQKCVNPRDEEKRYCNQNVRKERELHVHKVLILGTPESGKSTLVKQMKIIYSHGFNKQELLSFKPAVLDNLLTSMKFVLHGMGMLRINLSNKKNKSHARAILSCECCMGEDMELLPFVAHAFCRLWGDLGVRAAVARGHEFQLNDSALYETDVLRVRVRTHGVVETQFRVNNSLYRLYDVGGQRSERKKWYSYFDNVQAVLFMVALSGYDQNLETNHSTNRLCESLECFSSTCNSAFFKGASLVLFMNKIDLFGEKILYSGRHLRLYQPDFKGPDHDVSCAAQYVTDLFVACAAASGKMVYPHFTNATDPSSVHDAFQFTISTIVKHNLQTVSLL; from the exons ATGTCATGTGACGTCACGTCCCTAAAACGCAGTTTGAACAGGTGTGGTGCACTAGCGTTAACGCAAATATCACGCGTCTGGCGTTttaaacaagattttaatataGTTTTAGAAATGTTTCGATGTTTTGACTTTTCAACATCCCTGCAG GCTTGTCTAGCGGCTGTGCAGAAGTGTGTGAATCCGAGGGATGAAGAGAAAAGATACTGCAATCAGAATGTTCGAAAAGAGCGCGAGCTGCACGTGCACAAAGTCCTTATACTGG GTACTCCAGAGAGCGGCAAAAGCACATTAGTCAAACAGATGAAGATTATCTACAGCCATGGCTTTAACAAACAAGAACTCCTCAGCTTCAAG CCTGCTGTGTTGGATAATCTGCTGACATCTATGAAGTTTGTGCTGCATGGCATGGGAATGCTGCGCATTAATCTGTCTAACAAAAAGAACAAG TCCCATGCGCGTGCCATTCTCTCATGTGAGTGTTGCATGGGAGAGGATATGGAACTACTGCCATTTGTGGCTCATGCGTTCTGCAGACTGTGGGGGGATCTGGGCGTCAGGGCGGCAGTGGCCAGAGGCCATGAGTTCCAGCTCAATGATTCTGCTCTGTA TGAAACGGATGTTCTCAGAGTTCGAGTGAGGACCCATGGTGTCGTTGAAACCCAGTTCAGAGTCAACAACTCACTCTACAG GCTGTACGATGTTGGTGGCCAGCGTTCAGAAAGAAAGAAGTGGTACAGTTATTTTGACAATGTCCAGGCAGTGCTGTTTATGGTGGCTCTTAGTGGGTACGATCAAAACCTTGAAACAAATCATTCCACG AACCGTCTCTGTGAAAGCCTGGAGTGCTTCAGCTCCACATGTAACAGTGCTTTTTTCAAAGGAGCTTCACTG GTTTTATTTATGAACAAAATTGATTTGTTTGGTGAGAAAATACTGTATTCTGGGAGACATCTGCGACTTTATCAGCCAGACTTCAAAG GTCCTGACCATGATGTGAGTTGTGCTGCTCAATATGTGACAGATCTGTTTGTGGCATGTGCCGCCGCCTCAGGCAAGATGGTGTACCCTCACTTCACCAATGCCACAGACCCCTCCAGCGTACATGACGCCTTTCAGTTCACCATCAGCACTATTGTGAAGCACAACCTTCAAACTGTCTCACTACTTTAA